One window from the genome of Fodinicurvata sediminis DSM 21159 encodes:
- a CDS encoding VOC family protein produces MDTAVEGLDHALIGVQDLEAARAGWERLGFTLTPRGRHTGWGTANYCIMFPYDYLELLGIVDAQQFTNNLDRFLAERGEGLLSLAFASSDIEESARLLSEQDVDHGGPKDLSRGLELPEGTVEPAFRLLHPAPEASPAFPAFICQHLTPEMVWQPQWTSHENAATAVREVQVTCAHPGETAMAYAALLGGDNLEISDGRAVLTCGPCRILLQPLTDTVGVREGLSGLSLLSGDLKRTEACLRRNGVTCTLDDEGVHVPGEEATGVPLSFVSH; encoded by the coding sequence ATGGATACAGCAGTCGAGGGTCTGGATCATGCGCTCATCGGCGTTCAGGATCTGGAGGCGGCGCGCGCCGGTTGGGAGCGTCTTGGTTTCACGCTGACGCCGCGAGGGCGGCATACCGGCTGGGGGACCGCCAATTACTGCATCATGTTCCCTTACGATTACCTGGAGCTTCTGGGAATCGTGGACGCGCAGCAGTTCACCAACAATCTGGATCGCTTCCTGGCCGAACGCGGCGAGGGGCTGCTGTCCCTGGCTTTTGCCTCCTCCGATATTGAAGAGTCTGCCCGACTGCTGAGTGAGCAGGACGTGGATCATGGGGGGCCGAAGGATTTGAGCCGCGGTCTGGAGTTGCCCGAAGGTACCGTCGAGCCGGCCTTTCGCCTGCTGCATCCGGCGCCAGAGGCCAGTCCTGCTTTTCCTGCTTTCATCTGCCAACACCTGACGCCGGAAATGGTCTGGCAGCCGCAGTGGACCAGCCACGAGAACGCCGCCACGGCCGTTCGCGAAGTCCAGGTTACCTGCGCCCATCCGGGCGAAACGGCAATGGCCTATGCGGCACTGTTGGGAGGCGACAACCTGGAAATTTCGGATGGCCGGGCTGTCTTGACCTGTGGTCCGTGCCGAATCCTCTTGCAGCCCCTGACCGACACGGTGGGGGTCCGCGAAGGCCTGAGCGGGTTGTCGCTTCTGTCTGGGGATCTGAAGCGGACCGAGGCCTGCCTTCGACGCAACGGGGTTACCTGCACCCTGGATGATGAAGGCGTTCACGTTCCTGGCGAGGAAGCCACGGGCGTCCCCTTGAGTTTCGTCTCACACTGA
- the purD gene encoding phosphoribosylamine--glycine ligase — protein MRILVVGGGGREHALCWALARSPSCTALYCAPGNAGTKACAESVGIPAEDIESLVDFAWQQAIDLVVIGPEAPLVAGLADRLEEAGIAAFGPSAAAARLEGSKAFMKDLCARHGIPTAAYGRFTDLEQARAYLYRQGAPIVVKADGLAAGKGVTVAMTLEEAEAALEDALISGRFGDAGGEVVIEELLEGEEVSFFALCDGTTARPLVSAQDHKRAHDGDKGPNTGGMGAYSPAPLMTEALQARVMSKIIEPTISGMADEGSPYQGVLYAGLMVTPEGEPRLLEYNVRFGDPECQILMLRLESDLAALLQATTEGRLAEAEIRWRAECAITVVLAARGYPGGYAKGETLHGLENAAAVEGVTLFHAGTSEAPDGAILSAGGRVLNVCALGTDLATARERAYKAIDCIDWPGGFCRRDIAWRALER, from the coding sequence ATGCGGATTCTGGTGGTAGGCGGCGGCGGCCGCGAGCATGCGCTTTGCTGGGCCCTGGCCCGATCTCCTTCCTGCACCGCGCTCTACTGCGCGCCCGGCAACGCCGGTACCAAGGCCTGTGCAGAATCGGTCGGGATTCCAGCTGAGGATATCGAAAGTCTGGTGGACTTTGCCTGGCAGCAGGCCATCGACCTGGTAGTGATCGGTCCCGAAGCGCCGCTCGTTGCCGGACTGGCCGATCGCCTGGAAGAGGCGGGCATAGCCGCCTTTGGTCCTTCTGCTGCAGCAGCCCGGCTTGAAGGTTCCAAGGCCTTCATGAAGGATCTCTGTGCGCGGCACGGCATTCCCACGGCCGCCTATGGGCGTTTCACGGATCTGGAGCAGGCGCGTGCCTATCTCTACCGCCAGGGTGCGCCCATTGTCGTCAAGGCCGATGGCCTGGCGGCCGGCAAGGGGGTCACCGTGGCCATGACCCTTGAGGAAGCCGAGGCCGCGCTGGAAGACGCCTTGATCAGCGGACGCTTCGGAGACGCCGGCGGGGAAGTCGTGATCGAGGAATTGCTGGAGGGCGAGGAGGTCAGTTTCTTCGCGCTCTGCGATGGGACCACCGCACGGCCCCTGGTCTCAGCCCAGGATCACAAGCGTGCCCACGATGGGGACAAAGGGCCGAACACTGGCGGCATGGGCGCCTATTCGCCCGCACCGCTCATGACCGAGGCCCTGCAGGCCCGTGTCATGAGCAAAATCATCGAACCCACCATCTCTGGCATGGCGGACGAAGGGTCACCCTACCAGGGGGTGCTCTATGCCGGCCTCATGGTGACACCCGAAGGCGAACCCCGCCTGCTGGAGTACAACGTCCGCTTCGGGGATCCGGAATGCCAGATCCTCATGCTGCGCCTGGAAAGCGACCTTGCCGCCCTGTTGCAGGCGACAACTGAGGGCCGACTTGCCGAGGCGGAGATTCGCTGGCGGGCGGAATGTGCGATCACGGTGGTGCTGGCAGCCCGAGGCTATCCCGGAGGCTACGCCAAGGGCGAGACCCTTCACGGCCTGGAGAATGCAGCAGCCGTGGAGGGCGTCACCCTGTTCCATGCAGGGACCAGCGAAGCACCGGATGGCGCCATCCTGTCGGCCGGCGGCCGCGTCCTGAATGTCTGCGCCCTGGGGACGGACCTGGCAACAGCCCGCGAGCGCGCCTACAAGGCCATTGATTGCATCGACTGGCCGGGTGGGTTCTGCCGCCGGGACATCGCCTGGCGCGCCCTGGAGCGTTAA
- the xseA gene encoding exodeoxyribonuclease VII large subunit: protein MSKPELQGNLPEFSVSEISGAIKRTLEGAFERVRIRGEISGFKRAASGHLYMTLKDADAVIDAVCWRGLAGRLTLNPEDGMDVVATGRITSYPARSKYQLVIESLELAGEGALLKLLEERRRKLAGEGLFEAERKRALPYLPQVIGVVTSPTGSVIRDILHRLSERFPRHVLVWPVLVQGEGAAEQVVRAIEGFNALLPGGPVPRPDVLIVARGGGSLEDLWAFNEEIVVRAAAASEIPLISAVGHETDTTLIDYASDRRAPTPTAAAEIAVPVRAELVSITLDLERRLLGAAHRWTEERRQRVEGLARGLPDPRRLLGEKQQQLDDRTERLDVAVRGRVSSLVADLREYSGRLPHPRQQQRFAAQSLAAVGERLQPAFRAFLTERSHALQRMVLTPPRQELKQGQQALGHLGERLSPAAERRMADAAAQLDSVGRLLETLSYKATLERGYAVVRGEEAIVTRAEQVTAGQDLEIEFADGRLPVASGVEGGPQAGGGSSATKGRSGRNRKIKDTGASGKDHANSGEGQQGRLL from the coding sequence ATGTCCAAGCCTGAACTGCAAGGCAATCTTCCCGAATTCAGCGTCTCGGAGATCAGTGGCGCCATCAAGCGCACCCTGGAAGGTGCCTTCGAGCGTGTACGCATACGCGGGGAAATCTCGGGATTCAAGCGCGCCGCCTCTGGGCATCTCTATATGACGCTGAAGGACGCCGATGCCGTCATAGACGCCGTGTGCTGGCGCGGTCTGGCCGGGCGCCTGACTCTGAATCCCGAGGACGGCATGGATGTGGTGGCCACGGGCCGCATCACCTCCTATCCGGCACGATCGAAGTACCAGCTGGTGATCGAATCGCTGGAACTGGCCGGTGAAGGCGCGCTTCTGAAGCTGCTGGAGGAGCGCCGCCGCAAGCTGGCCGGTGAAGGCCTGTTCGAAGCCGAACGCAAGCGCGCCCTGCCTTACCTGCCCCAGGTTATCGGTGTCGTCACCTCACCCACCGGTTCGGTGATCCGTGACATCCTGCATCGCCTCTCCGAGCGCTTTCCCCGCCATGTCCTGGTCTGGCCGGTCCTGGTGCAGGGCGAAGGGGCGGCCGAACAGGTCGTGCGCGCCATCGAGGGCTTCAACGCATTGCTGCCCGGTGGGCCGGTGCCGCGGCCGGACGTGCTGATCGTGGCACGCGGGGGCGGTTCGCTGGAGGATCTCTGGGCTTTCAACGAGGAAATCGTCGTGCGTGCCGCCGCCGCTTCCGAGATTCCTCTGATCTCCGCTGTTGGCCATGAAACCGATACGACCCTGATCGACTATGCCTCGGATCGGCGGGCTCCCACGCCCACGGCGGCGGCTGAAATCGCCGTGCCCGTCCGCGCTGAGCTGGTCAGCATCACCCTGGATCTGGAGCGGCGCCTGCTGGGTGCGGCCCATCGCTGGACGGAGGAGCGCCGCCAGCGGGTCGAGGGCCTGGCCCGGGGCCTGCCGGATCCGCGCCGCTTGTTGGGCGAGAAACAACAGCAGCTGGATGACCGGACCGAACGCCTGGACGTCGCGGTGCGGGGGCGTGTCAGCAGCCTGGTCGCCGATTTGCGCGAGTACAGTGGTCGCTTGCCGCATCCGCGCCAGCAGCAGCGCTTTGCCGCTCAGAGCCTGGCCGCGGTTGGGGAGCGCCTGCAGCCGGCCTTTCGCGCTTTCCTGACGGAGCGCAGCCATGCTCTGCAGCGCATGGTCCTGACGCCGCCGCGCCAGGAACTTAAACAGGGGCAACAGGCTCTCGGTCATCTCGGCGAGCGCCTTTCCCCGGCAGCCGAGCGCCGTATGGCGGATGCGGCGGCACAGCTCGATTCGGTGGGGCGCCTGCTGGAGACCCTATCCTACAAGGCCACTCTGGAACGCGGCTATGCTGTGGTGCGGGGGGAGGAGGCAATCGTGACCCGGGCCGAACAGGTGACAGCCGGTCAGGACCTGGAAATCGAGTTCGCGGACGGACGTTTGCCGGTTGCAAGCGGTGTTGAGGGTGGCCCACAGGCTGGAGGTGGATCCTCTGCGACGAAAGGCAGGTCTGGCAGAAACCGAAAGATCAAGGATACCGGCGCGTCCGGCAAGGACCACGCCAATAGCGGAGAGGGCCAGCAAGGGCGCCTGCTCTAG
- a CDS encoding TetR family transcriptional regulator: MARRTKEEAEETRQKIISAAENVFYERGVAHTTLDMIAREAGVTRGAIYWHFKNKLHLFTEMHERVNLPMREMFFRVIQEGNREDNLYELENFCIESLTSVHEDERLRKVYTVILLKCEKSSSMEALSERNRQTRQELTTALTSFFDRLLAQGQIRSSVSGSILALAFHSYMIGIFTDYLSAPESYSMPEDARALMRVFFDPLRQS; encoded by the coding sequence ATGGCACGCCGCACCAAGGAAGAAGCTGAAGAGACACGCCAGAAAATCATCTCTGCTGCAGAAAACGTCTTCTATGAACGCGGCGTGGCGCACACCACCCTCGACATGATTGCGCGCGAAGCCGGTGTCACACGCGGTGCCATCTACTGGCATTTCAAGAATAAGTTGCATCTGTTCACCGAGATGCATGAGCGGGTCAATCTGCCCATGCGTGAGATGTTCTTCCGCGTGATTCAGGAGGGAAATCGTGAAGATAATCTTTATGAACTCGAGAATTTCTGTATCGAGTCCCTGACAAGTGTTCATGAGGACGAGCGCCTCAGGAAGGTCTACACGGTCATCCTGCTAAAATGCGAAAAATCGAGCAGCATGGAAGCACTCAGTGAACGCAACCGGCAAACCCGCCAGGAACTGACCACAGCGCTGACTTCTTTTTTTGATCGGCTCTTGGCGCAGGGCCAGATCCGCAGCAGTGTATCCGGGTCTATACTGGCCCTGGCGTTCCACAGCTACATGATCGGGATCTTCACGGATTACCTCAGTGCCCCGGAAAGCTACTCCATGCCCGAGGATGCCCGCGCATTGATGCGGGTCTTCTTCGACCCCCTGCGCCAATCCTGA
- a CDS encoding efflux RND transporter periplasmic adaptor subunit, whose amino-acid sequence MRTSATTSGFLLRGLAVASLAALLAACGNENNANAQGAGGGERPPPQVSVMTTETEDAEIIQDYAGRVRGSREVEVRARVEGILQKRLYDEGQIVKKDDALFAIDPEPFALSLQAARAERDRAEAELQQAQREWNRVSRLYDQNAISERERDSSLSALELARASLSMANAKVDQQRLQLDYTDVVAPIGGVTSLEAQSEGSLVEPGALLTRITQLDPVHVRFALPENDAGLQQRAREAMSQGNGGAHRRDATLILPDGQKYEREGHIDFTASTIDPQTGTVSARAIFPNPDNTVVPGQFVRVRMLLRTLEDAIVIPQQAVGENTQGARVFVVDDEGVAHARTVELGPIVQNRQVVTSGLEAGEKVIVNGQVAVQDGMTVNPQEASDDSSGEQTAEQGAASEEGN is encoded by the coding sequence ATGCGCACTTCAGCGACGACAAGTGGTTTCCTGCTGCGTGGTCTTGCAGTGGCATCCCTGGCTGCACTTCTTGCGGCTTGCGGCAATGAAAACAACGCAAACGCCCAGGGTGCTGGGGGTGGGGAACGCCCGCCTCCACAGGTGAGCGTTATGACGACGGAAACCGAGGATGCCGAGATTATCCAGGACTATGCCGGCCGCGTGCGTGGATCGCGCGAGGTCGAGGTGCGCGCGCGTGTCGAAGGCATCCTGCAGAAGCGTCTTTACGATGAAGGGCAGATTGTCAAAAAGGACGACGCGCTATTTGCGATCGATCCCGAGCCCTTCGCTTTGTCGCTCCAGGCAGCGCGTGCCGAGCGCGATCGTGCCGAAGCCGAGTTGCAGCAGGCACAACGCGAGTGGAACCGTGTCTCGCGCCTCTACGATCAGAACGCCATAAGTGAACGCGAACGGGATTCCTCCCTGTCCGCTCTTGAGCTGGCACGGGCCTCGCTTTCGATGGCCAATGCAAAGGTCGATCAGCAACGCCTGCAACTGGATTACACGGATGTAGTTGCGCCGATAGGAGGTGTGACCAGCCTGGAAGCCCAATCCGAAGGCAGCCTGGTGGAACCGGGCGCCCTTTTGACCCGAATCACGCAGCTGGATCCGGTTCATGTCAGATTTGCCCTGCCCGAAAACGATGCCGGCCTGCAGCAGCGCGCCCGCGAGGCCATGAGCCAGGGCAATGGTGGAGCGCACAGGCGTGATGCCACCCTGATCCTGCCCGATGGACAGAAATACGAGCGTGAGGGACATATCGATTTTACGGCCAGTACGATTGATCCCCAGACCGGGACCGTTTCTGCGCGTGCCATCTTCCCAAATCCGGACAATACCGTCGTTCCCGGTCAGTTCGTGCGGGTGCGCATGCTGCTCAGAACCCTGGAGGACGCGATCGTCATACCGCAGCAGGCTGTGGGAGAGAACACCCAGGGCGCACGCGTTTTCGTGGTCGATGACGAGGGCGTTGCGCATGCCCGTACCGTGGAACTGGGGCCGATCGTCCAGAACCGGCAAGTGGTGACCTCGGGGCTGGAAGCGGGCGAGAAGGTGATCGTGAACGGGCAGGTTGCCGTGCAGGATGGCATGACCGTCAATCCGCAGGAGGCTTCGGATGACTCTTCCGGTGAACAGACGGCTGAGCAAGGGGCTGCCTCCGAGGAGGGCAACTGA
- a CDS encoding efflux RND transporter permease subunit — protein sequence MLRFFIDRPIFASVISIIIVLAGLAAIRILPVEQYPDVVPPQIVVQASYPGASAQAIADSVAAPLEQEINGVDDMIYMESTNTDSGSMSLTVTFEIGTDPDQATINVNNRVQAAMSRLPQSVRDQGVRVEARSSSILMVPVLFSPEGTYDPLYISNYALLNVLDELVRLPGVGDASLFGAQDYSMRIWLRPDKLAQFDLTPADVAMALREQNAQFAAGLMGSEPSPEDQVFTYSITTEGQLQDPEEFENIILRSNDDGSVLRLGDVANAQLGAQDYSFSATYNGQAAVPIGIYLQPGANALETAENVQNLLTDLESRFPDDLDYSVPYDTTEFVEASVEEVVTTLLIALGLVTLVTFLFVQRLRATLIPVIAIPISLIGTFAGMLALGFSINLLTLFGLVLAIGIVVDDAIVVLENVDRLIKEEGMTAHDAAVATMKQVAGAVVAATLTLISVFAPVAFLGGMTGELYRQFAVTIAVSVMFSGIVALTLAPALSALLLGKEDSGKESWFFRYFNSGFQKISNGYANTVQWFLRHAVLGILVFVVVIGSVAFLINRLPPGLVPQEDQGVALVAYQLPPVSALGRTEAVRDKVSKMLLSMEEIEDYTTFAGYDIIASSQRTSAGVGFANLTDWDERQGPGQDAQSVAGKIMGAGAQVPEATVISFLPPPIMGLSLTGGVEGYLQVRGDSTPEEIRALGNKLAAEANQRPELTNVRTTLETDIPRYQADVDREKAKAAGVPINSIFQAMQSTFGAMYINDFTFQGRNWQVNLQSEGEFRSKPEDLRRVFVRSEEGNMIPLSSLVDLERKPGPDIINRFNVYSAAKMMADAAPGYTTGQAKNAMEEVAAGILTPQSQLGWIGEAYQLDAAAGSGQLAFLMGMVMVFLILSAKYERWALPIAVLTAVPFGILGAALAVFLSGLPNDVYFQVGLLVLIGLSAKNAILIVEFADQNRKEGMATMDAAMAAVRQRFRAIIMTSLTFIIGTMPLVFSTGAGAASRVEIGTVVVGGMIAASSLALIFVPLFYKLIVDGSDRLFGRHKQTGSKEGKTENA from the coding sequence ATGCTCCGTTTCTTCATCGACCGGCCGATCTTTGCTTCCGTCATCTCCATCATCATTGTCCTGGCCGGCCTGGCTGCCATCCGGATCCTGCCGGTGGAGCAGTATCCCGACGTTGTGCCGCCCCAGATTGTCGTACAGGCGAGCTATCCCGGCGCCAGTGCCCAGGCGATCGCGGACTCCGTGGCAGCACCTCTGGAGCAGGAGATCAACGGCGTCGATGACATGATCTACATGGAGTCCACCAATACGGACTCCGGCAGCATGAGCCTGACGGTCACCTTCGAGATCGGGACCGACCCGGACCAGGCCACCATCAACGTGAACAACCGCGTCCAGGCGGCCATGTCCCGCCTGCCCCAGTCGGTTCGCGACCAGGGTGTGCGCGTCGAGGCGCGTTCCAGCAGTATCCTGATGGTGCCGGTCCTTTTCTCGCCCGAGGGAACCTACGACCCGCTCTATATCAGCAACTATGCCCTGCTGAATGTCCTGGATGAACTTGTTCGCCTGCCCGGGGTCGGTGACGCATCGCTGTTCGGAGCACAGGACTATTCCATGCGCATCTGGCTGCGCCCGGACAAGTTGGCGCAGTTCGACCTGACGCCTGCCGACGTGGCGATGGCCCTGCGCGAGCAGAATGCCCAGTTTGCAGCAGGCCTGATGGGGTCGGAGCCGTCGCCAGAGGACCAGGTCTTCACCTATTCCATCACCACGGAAGGCCAGCTTCAGGACCCTGAGGAGTTCGAGAACATCATCCTACGCTCGAACGACGACGGATCCGTGTTGCGGCTGGGCGATGTGGCGAACGCTCAGCTGGGGGCCCAGGACTATTCCTTCTCGGCCACCTACAACGGCCAGGCCGCCGTGCCCATCGGGATCTATCTGCAGCCGGGTGCCAACGCCCTGGAAACAGCCGAGAACGTCCAGAACCTTCTCACCGATCTGGAATCGCGCTTCCCCGATGATCTGGATTACAGCGTGCCCTATGACACCACCGAGTTTGTCGAGGCTTCGGTCGAGGAGGTGGTGACGACCCTGTTGATCGCTCTGGGGCTGGTGACCCTTGTCACCTTCCTGTTCGTTCAGCGCTTGCGCGCCACGCTGATCCCGGTGATCGCCATCCCGATCTCGCTGATCGGAACCTTTGCCGGCATGCTGGCGCTTGGGTTCTCGATCAACCTGCTGACTCTGTTCGGCCTGGTCCTGGCCATTGGCATCGTGGTCGATGATGCCATTGTGGTGCTGGAGAATGTGGACAGGCTGATCAAGGAAGAGGGGATGACGGCCCACGACGCGGCGGTTGCCACCATGAAACAGGTGGCGGGTGCCGTGGTGGCTGCCACCCTGACTCTGATCTCCGTCTTTGCACCGGTCGCCTTCCTGGGTGGCATGACGGGCGAGCTCTACCGCCAGTTCGCCGTGACCATTGCAGTTTCGGTGATGTTCTCGGGCATTGTCGCGCTGACATTGGCGCCCGCACTCTCGGCCCTGCTGCTGGGCAAGGAGGATTCGGGCAAGGAGTCTTGGTTTTTCCGCTACTTCAATTCCGGATTCCAGAAGATATCGAATGGCTACGCGAACACTGTGCAGTGGTTCCTGCGGCATGCCGTCCTGGGCATCCTGGTGTTCGTGGTCGTGATCGGTTCGGTGGCCTTCCTGATCAATCGCCTGCCGCCGGGCCTGGTGCCGCAGGAAGACCAGGGCGTCGCCCTAGTGGCCTATCAGCTGCCTCCTGTTTCGGCGCTGGGGCGCACGGAGGCGGTGCGAGACAAGGTCTCCAAGATGCTGCTGTCCATGGAGGAGATCGAGGATTACACGACCTTCGCGGGCTATGACATCATCGCCAGTTCACAGCGTACTTCGGCAGGTGTCGGCTTCGCCAACCTGACAGATTGGGACGAACGCCAAGGGCCGGGCCAGGATGCCCAGTCTGTGGCCGGAAAGATCATGGGGGCCGGGGCACAGGTGCCTGAGGCCACGGTTATATCCTTCCTGCCTCCGCCGATCATGGGCCTGTCCCTGACCGGTGGCGTTGAAGGCTATCTTCAGGTGCGCGGCGACAGTACGCCCGAGGAGATCCGTGCCCTGGGCAACAAGCTTGCGGCAGAGGCCAACCAACGTCCCGAGCTGACCAATGTGCGCACGACGCTGGAGACGGATATACCGCGTTACCAGGCGGATGTGGATCGCGAGAAGGCCAAGGCGGCCGGAGTGCCCATCAATTCCATTTTCCAGGCCATGCAGAGCACCTTCGGGGCCATGTATATCAATGACTTCACCTTTCAGGGGCGGAACTGGCAGGTGAATCTGCAGTCCGAAGGAGAATTCCGCAGCAAACCAGAAGACCTGCGCCGGGTCTTCGTGCGCTCCGAGGAAGGGAACATGATTCCTCTCAGCTCCTTGGTGGATCTGGAGCGCAAGCCCGGCCCCGACATCATCAATCGCTTCAATGTCTATTCCGCAGCCAAGATGATGGCCGATGCTGCCCCGGGCTACACGACCGGTCAGGCCAAGAATGCCATGGAGGAGGTTGCGGCCGGCATCCTGACCCCGCAAAGCCAGCTTGGCTGGATCGGTGAGGCCTATCAGCTGGATGCCGCTGCAGGATCCGGTCAGCTTGCCTTTCTGATGGGCATGGTCATGGTCTTCCTGATCCTCTCGGCCAAGTACGAGCGCTGGGCCCTGCCCATAGCTGTCCTGACCGCAGTGCCGTTCGGAATTCTGGGGGCCGCGCTTGCGGTCTTCCTGAGCGGTTTGCCCAATGACGTCTATTTCCAGGTGGGCCTGCTGGTCCTGATCGGCCTCTCGGCCAAGAACGCAATCCTGATTGTCGAGTTTGCCGACCAGAATCGCAAGGAAGGCATGGCAACCATGGATGCGGCGATGGCCGCTGTCCGGCAGCGCTTCCGGGCCATCATCATGACCTCGCTGACCTTCATCATCGGAACCATGCCGCTGGTGTTCTCCACGGGTGCGGGGGCGGCCAGCCGCGTCGAGATCGGCACCGTTGTTGTCGGTGGCATGATCGCGGCCAGCTCCCTGGCACTGATCTTCGTGCCGCTGTTCTACAAGCTGATTGTCGACGGTTCGGACCGTCTGTTTGGCCGCCACAAGCAGACCGGCAGCAAGGAAGGAAAGACCGAGAATGCATAA
- a CDS encoding efflux transporter outer membrane subunit, with the protein MHKKLHHQALSLLAAAFLAGCAMGPDYEAPEIDLPQELPEHSLLTEAEREGWEDWWTRFDDPTLSLLVNRAMDQNLDIRLRAQQIQEARARLGLAEANRLPTLDGQAEATRQSPSERSTIPPSTGEAQNLYQLSGQLGYEIDLWGRLARSQEAAEASLEESVFAHDAIELATITDVVTTYTNLRAAQREVAILESTIESREETLSLEQARYDAGETDALVLRQAESELATTRAQLPGAQQRVEQLRSALAVLVGMSPRELMDELQFGPGELTDLNLPDQVPSVLPSELLKRRPDLRSAEASLMAATAQIGVAEAERFPQLNLSFLLGSTAIEFADMLTAPATTWTKGASVMGPLLDFGRGAARVDTAEALRDQAETQYRMTVLTAFQEVRDALTLYQTSAERVESVRRQVEAIQDTVRMAQLRYDEGFVGFIDVLDAQRNLLDAELALVDAMRARLNATASLFKALGGGWEEQLSPLAADSESASQ; encoded by the coding sequence ATGCATAAGAAGCTGCATCATCAGGCCCTGTCGCTACTTGCAGCTGCCTTTCTGGCGGGCTGCGCCATGGGCCCGGATTACGAGGCCCCTGAGATCGACCTTCCCCAGGAGCTGCCGGAGCACAGCCTGCTGACGGAAGCCGAGCGGGAAGGCTGGGAGGACTGGTGGACGCGCTTTGACGATCCCACACTGAGCCTTCTGGTGAACCGGGCCATGGACCAGAACCTGGACATTCGCCTGCGCGCACAGCAGATCCAGGAAGCGCGGGCGCGTCTGGGCCTGGCCGAGGCCAACCGCCTGCCGACCCTGGACGGCCAGGCCGAGGCCACACGCCAGAGCCCGTCGGAGCGTTCAACCATTCCGCCCTCAACGGGAGAAGCTCAGAATCTCTATCAGCTTTCGGGGCAGTTGGGCTACGAAATCGACCTCTGGGGACGGTTGGCGCGCAGTCAGGAAGCGGCGGAAGCCTCGCTGGAGGAATCGGTTTTCGCACATGACGCCATCGAATTGGCCACGATCACGGATGTGGTGACGACCTATACCAATCTGCGAGCGGCCCAGCGCGAAGTCGCCATCCTGGAGAGCACCATCGAGAGCCGCGAGGAGACCCTATCGCTCGAGCAGGCCCGTTATGACGCCGGTGAAACCGATGCACTGGTCCTGCGCCAGGCGGAATCCGAACTGGCAACGACGCGCGCTCAACTGCCTGGGGCCCAGCAAAGAGTGGAACAGTTGCGCAGTGCACTGGCGGTCCTCGTTGGAATGAGCCCGCGAGAATTGATGGATGAGCTTCAATTTGGCCCGGGTGAGCTGACCGATCTCAACCTGCCCGACCAGGTTCCTTCCGTCTTGCCTTCGGAGCTTCTCAAGCGGCGTCCCGACCTGAGATCGGCGGAGGCGAGCCTTATGGCGGCGACGGCCCAGATCGGTGTGGCCGAGGCCGAGCGATTCCCTCAGCTGAATCTGAGTTTCCTCCTGGGCAGCACGGCCATCGAGTTCGCCGACATGCTGACGGCGCCGGCAACCACTTGGACCAAGGGAGCCTCTGTTATGGGACCCCTCCTTGATTTCGGGCGCGGTGCGGCGCGGGTGGACACGGCCGAGGCCCTGCGCGACCAGGCCGAGACCCAGTACCGCATGACGGTCCTGACGGCCTTCCAGGAAGTGCGGGATGCCCTGACGCTCTATCAGACTTCGGCCGAGCGCGTGGAAAGCGTGCGCCGGCAGGTCGAAGCTATCCAGGATACCGTGCGTATGGCGCAATTGCGCTATGACGAGGGCTTCGTCGGGTTCATCGACGTTCTGGACGCCCAGCGCAACCTTCTGGACGCGGAATTGGCCCTGGTCGATGCCATGCGGGCGCGCCTGAATGCAACGGCATCGCTGTTCAAGGCCCTGGGCGGCGGCTGGGAGGAACAGCTCTCGCCGCTGGCCGCCGACAGCGAGAGCGCAAGCCAGTGA